Below is a genomic region from Methanolobus sediminis.
TGTTATGAAGGTCGGACATGATAATCAACATAATGAAAAATTATTTGATTGTAATATGCAATTTAATTGGGCTGATTATATATAAGCTTGCTTAAATACATTCTATATTTAATGAGAATAAAGCATTATTCTTTTTAGAATTACGACAAACTTATAAAATATCAATACGTAAACAAAAGAAAGTGGATGAAATGAGAAGCCCGTCATATATCACAAAGCTGGATGATCTTCTTTACGGGGGATTAATCAAACCATCATCCATTCTGATCGCGGGTTCTTGTGGAACGGGTAAAACAAATCTCTGTATGCAATCGCTTTTCAATGCTGCCAGAGAAGGAGAAAAATGTGCTTACGTCTCACTACTTTCAGAATCAAAGGATAAGATATTAAGAGCAATATCTTCATTCTCATTTTATGATGAGAAACTTATAGGCAACAAACTGAAAGTTTTTTCGATAAATTCAGATGTTGTGGCTAAAGGTGATTTTGCTATCTTTGAATACATCAATGAGAATATCCTGAAGGACAAACCTTCCAGAGTTGTAATTGATACAATGAATATACTGGAAGACATAGAAAGTACTTTTGACGAACGCCCATTCCACAAATCTGAACTTCGTGCTTTTGTACAGAACCTACTCCAGGAGTTTGACGATAATAACATCCTCCTGATGGCCACAGGTGAAATCCCTGCTACAGATATCAATTCAAGTCAGTGGTCATACATCTTTGACACCGTAATAGTACTTGATAAAGCAAATGGAGATGATAATAGCTACCGGTTCCTTGAGATAATCAAGGAAAGAGGAAGCGATTTCATCGCAGGGAAACATAAATTCAGCATCACAAATGATGGAATTATTTTCTAGACAATGCTAAATCACTGAAATATCGTTTCAAAGATAAATGGACAAATCATCCAGTTCACGCTGGCAATGATTCTTGATAATATTATTAAGTCTCATACGCACGGTTTTTATTCCTTCTTCACTTGTGAAATGTGAAAGCACATCTGAAAGCTGATCAACCATTAACTGATAGTCCCTTTCGGTACCCACATCCCTTAATTTTTGAATTGCAGACTCTGCAATCTCGGAGGTCCATTCCTCATTTGTATAATATATCTTATCTTCAACCTCGAGTTTTTTCCTTGCCACATCATTATTGACCCTGGCAAAAATAAGCTCCACAGTATGAGGATCACCAACAAATTCATTCATGAACTGCATGATATCCATAACAACTTCAAAGTAAGGTATTTCCGGATTCTCAGAGTCCTTGAAAATCTGAGATAACTCCAGTTTTATATTCCTCTCGGATGGTTTTAGAAGATAACTGGCAATATCATCAATAATAGCCGCACAATTACTTCCATCCATATTTGAGGAGAATTCGTATGTATTAGCCGGTAATACGTTAAACTTTCCGTAATATTTCAATAAATTCTTACGTAAACGCTGGACATCTAAATTTGCCAAAATACCACCTGAATTACTGATTATTTTAAGTCTAATCCCCTGATAAAAGAATTCATCTCGCCTTCCAGTTTACTATCCAGAAGCTCCTTTGAACTTTCAAATAATGTTATAAAATCACTTATATCCTCTGAAGTGATGTTCTTTCCCATATTACGCCTGAACTTGAGTGCTTCGTAACTGCCAATAAGCTCAGGCATTACCATTCTGGGATAATCCCCCGCCATGGTTTTCAGAATGCTTCTCGCACGCGGGTATGGAAGCATCAGGTATCCTTTGTATCTTGGAGAAAGACCGCTACTTTTTGGATTAAGAGACGTAAAACCAAGTTTATCTTTAAAAAAACTTGCTGCACCTGAATTATCCGGCATTGTTATTACATTGGTCTTCAAGTGGTTTACAGAAATTGAAAAAAGCAGGCGACCTATCCCAACATGCCTGTGTGCCGGATGTATCTCAATACTTCTTAGCAAATGAATTGAATGATGAACTACATTGGTCTTTCCACGATAGGTTTTTTCAATTTCCTCGGATATTTGCTCAAACCTCGCAAAACCAAGTAACTTATTGTTAGCTTTCACTGCAACAAACAATGAATGACCGGAACTTAAAGAGCTTTTGAGCAGGAAATCATATGGCATACCAAACTTGTTATGGAAATAATTAAAGCCAATATTAGAAGAATTTCCAATATCTATGTCAAGCTGATCCACCGATGAGCCTGCTTCAAGTATACCATAGCTGATGTTTCCTGCTACGTGTAGTATTTTCATACCATCAATTGACATTCTTAATCATCTGAGCTCAAACATTTACGGCCCCTGCAACCGAATAGAATGTGTATCTGCCTTTCTTGACAGTATCCACCATCCGTTCCTGTTCTAAATAATCCATTACAAGAGATATCTTTTCAAAGTCTATAGGATAACCACTTGCCTGAATCTGTTTCTCCAGCTGTTTCAGGGTTGCTGACCCCGCAATCGAAAGCTGCCCGACTATCACTTCCTCTATAGGCATGTCTTTTAATCGTATGGGCTGTGGCTGTTCAGGAGCATCCTGTATGACTATTTCAGCTTCCGATAAGGTTAATTCCATTTGATTTCCCAAAATCTCGTCAGGACTAAGATCCAAAGATTCAAGATCAAGAGGAACTTCTTCGGGAACAACTTCAGATTCAAAAATAACTGGAACCTCATCAGGACTAAGATCCAAAGACTCAAGATCAAGAGGGACTTCTTCGGGAACAACTTCAGATTCAAAAATAACTGGAACCTCATCAGGACTAAGATCCAAAGACTCAAGATCAAGAGGAACTTCTTCGGGAACAACTTCAGATTCAAAAACAACTGGAACTTCATCAGGATTCATATCCAAAGACTCAAAATCAAGAGGAACTTCTTCGGGAGTGACTTCAGAAGATTCAAAGTCAACTGGAACTTCATCAGGACTGAGATCCAAAGACTCGAGGTCAAGAGGAACTTCCTCGGGAGTGACATCCGCAAATTCAAAACCAACAGGTATACTTTCTGCTTCTGGAACCAGATCATTCTGATCAGGAGCAAAGTCCTCAAGATTCAACGGCTCTGGAGAAATTTCAGCTGTTTCAGCCGGCATTGGTGATTGGTCTGCAAACATCTGATCAGGTTCAGAAATGACTTCTACTGGCTCTGGCAAGAACTCTTCCTGTTCTAATTGACCT
It encodes:
- a CDS encoding RAD55 family ATPase produces the protein MRSPSYITKLDDLLYGGLIKPSSILIAGSCGTGKTNLCMQSLFNAAREGEKCAYVSLLSESKDKILRAISSFSFYDEKLIGNKLKVFSINSDVVAKGDFAIFEYINENILKDKPSRVVIDTMNILEDIESTFDERPFHKSELRAFVQNLLQEFDDNNILLMATGEIPATDINSSQWSYIFDTVIVLDKANGDDNSYRFLEIIKERGSDFIAGKHKFSITNDGIIF
- a CDS encoding GNAT family N-acetyltransferase; translated protein: MSIDGMKILHVAGNISYGILEAGSSVDQLDIDIGNSSNIGFNYFHNKFGMPYDFLLKSSLSSGHSLFVAVKANNKLLGFARFEQISEEIEKTYRGKTNVVHHSIHLLRSIEIHPAHRHVGIGRLLFSISVNHLKTNVITMPDNSGAASFFKDKLGFTSLNPKSSGLSPRYKGYLMLPYPRARSILKTMAGDYPRMVMPELIGSYEALKFRRNMGKNITSEDISDFITLFESSKELLDSKLEGEMNSFIRGLDLK